A stretch of Aedes aegypti strain LVP_AGWG chromosome 2, AaegL5.0 Primary Assembly, whole genome shotgun sequence DNA encodes these proteins:
- the LOC5568323 gene encoding MIP18 family protein CG7949: protein MAELENINPHVYRKCEERRLTKDDENDDVADPFDEREIFDLIRNINDPEHPLTLEELHVLEQSLITVDNEKNTVKVLFTPTIPHCSMATLIGLSIRVKLLRALPPRFKVSVEINPGTHASENAVNKQLADKERVAAALENSHLIEVINQCIAVPIK, encoded by the exons ATGGCCGAGTTGGAGAACATCAACCCTCATGTTTACCGCAAGTGCGAAGAACGTCGATTGACGAAAGATGACGAAAACGACGATGTCGCGGATCCCTTCGATGAGCGGGAGATTTTCG ATCTCATTCGCAACATCAACGACCCGGAGCACCCACTAACGCTGGAAGAACTGCACGTCCTGGAGCAGAGTCTGATCACGGTGGACAACGAGAAGAACACGGTCAAGGTGCTGTTCACTCCAACGATTCCGCACTGCAGCATGGCGACGCTGATTGGGCTCTCGATTCGGGTCAAGTTGCTGCGGGCTTTGCCACCTCGCTTCAAAGTGTCGGTGGAAATCAACCCGGGAACGCACGCTTCGGAGAATGCCGTTAATAAGCAGCTGGCGGACAAGGAAAGAGTTGCTGCCGCCCTGGAGAACTCCCATCTCATCGAGGTCATCAATCAGTGCATTGCTGTTCCGATAAAGTGA
- the LOC5568322 gene encoding mitochondrial inner membrane protein OXA1L gives MLSLAGKVLTRSAIGGRSCLIQEVAKVAGASSRNYHIACGNRNDRPIENALKLQNRFVTPITAAVLVRNISTDEVGRSALDTIPEPPPIPSAAPEISDLVSSVAANGEPTFASLGLGGWTPVGIVQNCMEFLHVGCDLPWWGVIAIGTICVRLVLFPLVIASQRNAAKMNNHMPQMQVLQMKMTEARQAGNSIDSARYAQEMVAFMKEKNLNPLKNMLVPLAQAPIFISFFMGLRQMANTPVESMREGGLFWFTDLTVCDQFYALPIITSITMFLTIELGTDSARMSAQNMQMVRYVLRAMPLFIFPFTINFPGAILCYWACSNFFSLLQVGFLRIPKVRDYFKIERLVTHKPETLPIKKKKFTEGMKDSWTNMKITRELEERARIDEITFQKAGKGPLVKTYKYDPTAPRPSSNTISAKKR, from the exons ATGTTATCCCTAGCTGGTAAAGTATTAACGAGGAGTGCCATCGGCGGCAGGAGCTGTCTGATTCAG GAAGTTGCAAAAGTCGCCGGAGCCTCCAGTCGGAATTATCACATTGCTTGCGGAAATCGAAACGACCGCCCGATCGAAAATGCCCTGAAGCTCCAGAACAGGTTCGTCACCCCAATCACAGCCGCGGTTTTGGTGCGGAACATCAGTACTGATGAAGTTGGTAGAAGTGCTTTGGACACAATCCCGGAACCGCCGCCGATCCCTTCCGCTGCGCCTGAAATAAGCGACTTGGTGTCCAGTGTGGCCGCCAATGGGGAACCAACGTTCGCCTCGCTCGGCTTAGGTGGGTGGACTCCGGTCGGAATCGTCCAGAACTGCATGGAATTCCTTCACGTCGGTTGTGATCTGCCCTGGTGGGGGGTCATCGCTATCGGAACGATTTGCGTTCGGTTGGTGTTGTTCCCGCTGGTTATTGCCAGTCAGCGGAATGCGGCCAAAATGAACAACCATATGCCACAGATGCAGGTGTTGCAGATGAAGATGACGGAAGCCCGGCAAGCTGGCAATTCTATTGATTCCGCGCGATACGCCCAGGAAATGGTTGCCTTCATGAAGGAAAAGAACCTAAACCCACTGAAGAACATGCTGGTGCCTCTGGCTCAGGCTCCCATCTTCATCTCGTTCTTCATGGGCTTGCGGCAGATGGCCAACACCCCCGTGGAGTCGATGCGCGAAGGCGGCCTCTTCTGGTTCACCGATCTGACGGTTTGCGATCAGTTCTACGCGCTGCCAATCATCACCAGCATAACCATGTTCCTGACCATTGAGCTCGGAACGGACAGCGCCCGGATGTCCGCCCAGAACATGCAAATGGTCCGGTACGTGCTCCGAGCGATGCCGCTGTTCATCTTCCCCTTCACCATCAACTTCCCCGGGGCCATTCTGTGCTACTGGGCGTGCAGTAATTTCTTCTCGCTGCTGCAGGTGGGCTTCCTGAGGATTCCCAAAGTAAGGGATTACTTTAAAATCGAACGGCTGGTTACGCACAAGCCGGAAACTCTGCCcatcaagaagaagaaattcaCCGAGGGAATGAAGGATT catggacaaacatgaaaatcACCCGCGAACTGGAGGAACGTGCCCGAATCGATGAAATCACCTTCCAAAAGGCAGGCAAAGGACCCCTGGTGAAGACTTACAAATACGACCCGACCGCACCGCGACCCAGCAGCAACACTATCAGCGCGAAGAAACGGTAG